One genomic segment of Spiroplasma endosymbiont of Poecilobothrus nobilitatus includes these proteins:
- the pyk gene encoding pyruvate kinase: MDNFNINEKMKRTKIITTIGPSTHSAGALEELFKAGMATIRLNFSHGDHAEQGARIVWAREVSDKIGKPISVLLDTKGPEIRVGIMKDGKQEIVADATVTIYSSPKEYQSREGTGTEITVSYDISQDLKVGDVVLVDDGKLQLNVTGVKPGIIETKAFNHHIVKTNKRINLPGVDFTLPFLAEKDINDIKFGVEQGIDYIAASFVNTAGNIKEIRKLLKECKAEHVQIIAKIESQIGINNIDEIIAASDGIMVARGDLGLEIPYYDVPYWEKIIIRKCREAGKIVIVATQMLETMTENPSPTRAEVTDVYFATELGSDATMLSGESANGDYPFITVHTMAMINKRAEHEFYSKLYYEKQLEDAMNSTTGPRADIAKKLANKCKDGKYEYAVVVSNTGELLKTISKFRPNVVILGVSPLPELYTSFGSWHSIFMNKVDNYEAFKTDEKAICEVAKKWGAKIGSTILFARNEELKEITIK, translated from the coding sequence ATGGATAACTTTAATATTAACGAGAAAATGAAAAGAACAAAAATTATTACAACAATTGGGCCAAGTACCCATTCGGCGGGAGCCCTTGAAGAACTGTTTAAAGCAGGAATGGCCACAATTCGATTAAACTTTTCACATGGAGATCATGCTGAACAAGGAGCGCGAATTGTGTGAGCACGAGAAGTTAGTGATAAAATTGGTAAACCAATTTCAGTATTATTAGATACGAAAGGGCCAGAAATTCGTGTTGGAATAATGAAAGATGGGAAACAAGAAATTGTTGCTGATGCAACAGTTACGATTTATTCATCACCAAAGGAATATCAAAGCCGCGAAGGAACTGGAACGGAAATCACTGTTTCATATGATATATCACAAGACTTAAAAGTTGGTGACGTAGTGTTAGTTGATGATGGGAAATTACAGTTAAATGTTACTGGTGTTAAGCCAGGAATTATTGAAACAAAAGCTTTCAACCATCATATTGTTAAAACAAATAAACGAATTAATTTACCGGGGGTCGACTTTACATTACCATTTTTAGCTGAAAAAGATATTAATGATATTAAATTTGGAGTTGAACAAGGGATTGATTATATTGCAGCATCGTTTGTTAATACAGCTGGTAATATCAAAGAAATTAGAAAATTATTAAAAGAGTGTAAAGCTGAACATGTTCAAATTATTGCTAAAATTGAATCACAAATTGGAATTAATAATATTGATGAAATTATTGCCGCATCGGATGGAATCATGGTTGCGCGGGGAGATTTAGGTTTAGAAATTCCTTATTATGATGTTCCATATTGAGAAAAAATTATTATTCGTAAATGTCGTGAAGCAGGAAAAATTGTTATTGTTGCAACACAAATGTTAGAAACAATGACAGAAAATCCATCGCCAACGCGAGCAGAAGTTACTGATGTTTATTTTGCAACAGAATTAGGATCTGATGCAACAATGTTATCGGGTGAATCAGCAAATGGTGACTATCCATTTATTACTGTTCATACGATGGCAATGATTAACAAACGAGCAGAGCATGAATTTTATTCAAAATTATATTATGAAAAGCAATTAGAAGACGCTATGAATTCAACAACAGGACCACGCGCTGATATTGCTAAAAAATTAGCAAATAAATGTAAAGATGGAAAATATGAATATGCTGTTGTTGTTTCAAACACCGGAGAATTATTAAAAACAATTTCAAAATTTCGCCCGAATGTGGTAATTTTAGGAGTTAGTCCACTGCCAGAATTGTATACTTCCTTTGGATCATGACATTCAATTTTTATGAATAAAGTTGATAATTATGAAGCATTTAAAACAGATGAGAAAGCAATTTGTGAAGTTGCAAAAAAATGGGGAGCAAAAATTGGTTCAACAATTCTATTTGCGCGCAACGAAGAACTTAAAGAAATTACAATTAAATAA
- the pfkA gene encoding 6-phosphofructokinase: MLKKIGILTSGGDSQGMNAAIAGVIKTAHAKGLETYIIRDGYLGLINNWMEVVDTHFADNIMRLGGTVIGSARLPEFKDPKVREKAVANLKKQGIAALVVIGGDGSYQGAQRLTEMGINCIALPGTIDNDITSSDYTIGFDTAINIVVEAIDRLRDTMQSHNRCSIVEVMGHACGDIALYAGIAGGADIISINEAALSETEIAERVATLHQIQKRSIIIVVSEMIYPDVHKLAKLVESKSGYITRATVLGHTQRGGNPTAMERYRAFQMAQFAVEQIIAGAGGLAIGNHGDQIIARPILKALSIPRPSRKEIWDKFDELNQNIYQKS, encoded by the coding sequence ATGCTTAAAAAAATTGGAATTTTAACATCTGGTGGTGATTCACAAGGAATGAATGCGGCGATTGCAGGGGTTATTAAAACAGCACATGCCAAAGGATTAGAAACATATATTATTCGTGATGGTTATTTAGGATTAATTAATAATTGAATGGAAGTTGTTGATACTCATTTTGCGGATAATATTATGCGTTTAGGGGGGACTGTGATTGGTAGTGCACGCTTACCGGAATTTAAAGACCCAAAGGTACGAGAAAAAGCTGTTGCTAATTTAAAAAAGCAAGGAATTGCAGCATTAGTAGTTATTGGTGGTGATGGCAGTTATCAAGGTGCGCAACGGTTAACAGAGATGGGAATTAATTGTATTGCTTTACCAGGAACAATTGATAATGATATAACTTCATCAGATTATACGATTGGTTTTGATACTGCAATTAATATTGTTGTTGAAGCAATTGACCGCTTGCGTGATACAATGCAATCACATAATCGTTGTTCAATTGTGGAAGTAATGGGTCATGCCTGTGGTGATATTGCTTTATATGCTGGGATTGCTGGTGGAGCAGATATTATTTCAATTAACGAAGCTGCTTTATCTGAGACAGAAATTGCTGAACGGGTTGCAACATTACATCAAATACAAAAACGAAGTATTATTATTGTTGTTAGTGAAATGATTTATCCCGATGTTCATAAATTAGCAAAATTAGTTGAAAGTAAAAGTGGTTATATTACCCGCGCGACAGTTTTGGGTCATACCCAACGAGGTGGTAATCCAACGGCAATGGAGCGTTATCGCGCTTTTCAAATGGCACAATTTGCTGTTGAACAAATTATTGCGGGAGCAGGTGGTTTAGCAATTGGCAATCACGGTGATCAAATTATTGCTCGCCCAATTTTGAAAGCATTAAGTATTCCACGACCATCACGGAAAGAAATTTGAGATAAATTTGATGAATTAAATCAGAATATTTATCAAAAATCATAA
- a CDS encoding IS3 family transposase, which produces MCKTLKFARSTYYYQLKANNPKNTQNIDNAVISIFLKSRKNYVTRKIKVILAQQNIMLSRVKISNIMKKYNLISNYTKIKYKHSNTTDVTYKYNNLLNQDFDSYKLHKVVASDLTYVFISNKWYYVCFLVDLFNREIIGYDVSLHKNVKLVESSFNKLQFSLSNIKIFHTDQGSEFNNNLIYNLLVKNGIQKSYSKPGCPYDNAVAESTYKIFKT; this is translated from the coding sequence TTATGTAAAACATTGAAATTTGCTAGATCAACATATTACTATCAATTAAAAGCAAATAATCCCAAGAATACTCAAAACATTGATAATGCTGTTATCAGTATTTTTCTAAAAAGTCGTAAAAATTATGTAACACGCAAAATTAAAGTTATATTAGCTCAGCAAAATATCATGTTATCTCGTGTAAAAATCAGCAACATAATGAAAAAATATAACTTAATTTCAAATTATACAAAAATCAAATACAAACATTCAAATACAACTGATGTTACATATAAATATAACAATTTGTTAAATCAAGATTTTGATAGTTATAAACTACATAAAGTTGTTGCCAGTGATTTAACCTATGTTTTTATTAGTAACAAATGATATTATGTCTGTTTCTTAGTTGATTTATTTAATCGAGAAATTATTGGTTATGATGTTAGTTTACACAAAAATGTCAAATTAGTTGAAAGCAGCTTTAATAAACTTCAATTTTCATTAAGCAATATTAAAATATTTCACACTGATCAAGGCAGTGAATTCAATAATAATCTTATTTATAACCTGTTAGTTAAAAATGGGATTCAAAAATCTTACAGTAAACCAGGTTGTCCTTATGACAATGCTGTTGCGGAATCAACATACAAAATTTTTAAAACTTAA
- a CDS encoding IS3 family transposase codes for MNWYNNIRINSKLNYLTLVQYRNYYST; via the coding sequence ATTAATTGGTACAATAATATTCGAATTAATAGCAAACTAAATTATTTAACACTAGTGCAATACAGAAATTATTATTCTACATAA
- the tsf gene encoding translation elongation factor Ts — translation MAVTAQLVKELRDRTGAGMLDCKKALEATDGKIEEAITWLREKGITKAAKKSDRVAADGLVGLVTKVDKTVIFEVNSETDFVAKNKQFLDLMATVGETLINNEPKTVEDALKISVNGEPLETVIVHAIATIGEKITLRRFKTIHLKADQSMGVYLHSNNRIATVLIFSGKIDETIGKQLAMHVSAMRPQFISRDDISTDFLNSEKAILTAEAKNDPKNAGKPDNILEKMVEGRLNKQLAEISFLDQVFVVNLDQKISDVIKANNVNVVNMIRYEVGEGIEKEEVDFVSEVMAQVSK, via the coding sequence ATGGCAGTTACTGCACAATTAGTAAAAGAATTAAGAGATAGAACAGGAGCCGGAATGCTAGATTGTAAAAAAGCATTAGAAGCTACTGATGGAAAGATTGAAGAAGCAATTACATGGTTGCGTGAAAAAGGAATTACCAAAGCGGCCAAAAAATCTGATCGAGTTGCTGCTGATGGATTAGTTGGTTTAGTAACTAAAGTTGATAAAACAGTTATTTTCGAAGTTAATTCAGAAACCGATTTTGTTGCAAAAAATAAGCAATTTTTAGATTTAATGGCAACCGTAGGAGAAACTTTAATTAATAATGAACCAAAAACTGTGGAAGATGCATTAAAAATATCAGTTAATGGTGAACCATTAGAAACTGTTATTGTTCATGCTATTGCAACAATTGGTGAAAAGATTACTTTACGTCGTTTTAAAACAATTCATTTAAAAGCAGATCAATCGATGGGAGTTTATTTACATTCTAATAATCGCATTGCAACTGTTTTAATTTTTAGTGGCAAAATTGATGAAACAATTGGAAAACAATTAGCAATGCATGTTTCTGCAATGCGTCCACAATTTATTTCGCGTGATGACATTTCAACGGATTTTTTAAATAGTGAAAAAGCAATTTTAACTGCTGAAGCAAAAAATGATCCAAAAAATGCTGGAAAACCAGATAATATTTTAGAAAAAATGGTTGAAGGGCGTTTAAACAAACAATTAGCAGAAATATCATTTTTAGACCAAGTTTTTGTTGTTAATCTTGATCAAAAAATTAGTGATGTTATAAAAGCAAATAATGTTAATGTTGTTAATATGATTCGTTATGAAGTTGGCGAAGGAATTGAAAAAGAAGAAGTTGATTTTGTTTCAGAAGTAATGGCACAAGTTAGCAAGTAA
- the rpsB gene encoding 30S ribosomal protein S2, giving the protein MAKELTREMLWEASAQFGHQTKRWNPKMKPYIYGEKNKIHIIDLQQTLWRIEDVKKLMASIAARKGKILFVGTKKQAKWIVKDAAERCECFYVNQRWLGGTLTNLKTIHLRVKRLWNIERQEKNGELKLLPKKEQMLIKKEKDKLEKFLGGIKRMKELPQALFVVDPKEEHIAVREARKLRIPVIAICDTNVDPDPIDYIIPANDDTSRSIAIITHHIADLYGDAMRIKMPEPQFKPNEFTRRDGDDNRNSRGGQYDNRRMSGRNERRKETYSAHKAQPSRKEEAPAAAEPVAVKEESVPPPPSFNFDTINVVDNDLEKTLSKLKVDELEILSEGFALPKAKKAEMVSELSKHLTIVDNKIVKK; this is encoded by the coding sequence ATGGCAAAAGAATTAACAAGAGAAATGTTATGAGAAGCTAGTGCTCAATTTGGTCATCAAACAAAACGATGAAATCCAAAAATGAAACCATACATTTATGGTGAAAAGAATAAGATTCACATTATTGATCTACAACAAACATTATGAAGAATAGAAGATGTTAAAAAATTAATGGCAAGCATTGCTGCACGTAAGGGAAAAATATTATTTGTTGGAACAAAAAAACAAGCCAAGTGGATTGTCAAGGATGCAGCGGAACGTTGCGAATGTTTTTATGTTAATCAACGTTGATTAGGAGGAACATTAACAAACTTAAAAACAATTCATTTGCGTGTTAAAAGATTATGAAATATTGAACGTCAAGAAAAAAATGGGGAATTAAAATTATTACCAAAAAAAGAACAAATGTTAATTAAAAAAGAAAAAGACAAATTAGAAAAATTCTTAGGTGGAATTAAAAGGATGAAAGAATTACCACAAGCATTATTTGTGGTTGACCCAAAAGAGGAACATATTGCGGTTCGGGAAGCACGCAAATTACGAATTCCAGTAATTGCTATTTGTGATACAAATGTTGACCCTGACCCAATTGACTATATTATTCCAGCAAATGATGATACTTCACGCTCAATTGCAATTATTACTCATCATATTGCTGATTTATATGGTGATGCAATGCGAATTAAAATGCCAGAACCTCAATTTAAACCAAATGAATTTACGCGCCGTGATGGTGATGACAATCGTAATTCACGTGGTGGACAATATGATAATCGAAGAATGAGTGGAAGAAATGAACGTAGAAAAGAAACATATTCTGCACATAAAGCACAACCTTCAAGAAAAGAAGAGGCGCCTGCTGCAGCAGAACCTGTCGCAGTCAAAGAAGAATCTGTTCCGCCACCACCAAGTTTTAATTTCGATACAATTAATGTAGTTGATAATGATTTAGAAAAAACATTATCAAAATTAAAAGTTGATGAATTAGAAATTCTTAGTGAAGGATTTGCTTTACCAAAAGCAAAAAAAGCTGAAATGGTTAGTGAATTAAGTAAACATTTAACAATTGTTGATAATAAAATAGTAAAAAAATAA
- a CDS encoding IS1/IS1595 family N-terminal zinc-binding domain-containing protein: MKCTNCQSFYCVKNGHNPEGKQKYLCKKCRASFDAFRDHFTYWSHLNYEQWNLW, from the coding sequence ATTAAATGTACTAATTGTCAATCTTTTTATTGTGTTAAAAATGGTCATAATCCTGAAGGAAAACAAAAATATTTATGCAAAAAATGTCGTGCTAGTTTTGATGCTTTTCGTGATCATTTTACGTATTGAAGTCATTTAAATTATGAACAGTGAAATTTATGATAG
- a CDS encoding IS1/IS1595 family N-terminal zinc-binding domain-containing protein → MEKIIEELINSLTDDQFLEFHEKVKKEAELIKKQKRLNEIDQKFRDKGIKCTNCQSFYCVKNGHNPEGKQKYLCKKCRASFDAFRDHFTYWSHLNYELDRLQLLGP, encoded by the coding sequence ATGGAAAAAATAATTGAAGAATTAATAAATAGTTTAACAGATGATCAATTTTTAGAATTTCATGAAAAAGTCAAAAAAGAAGCAGAATTAATTAAAAAACAAAAACGCTTAAATGAAATTGATCAAAAATTTAGGGATAAAGGTATTAAATGTACTAATTGTCAATCTTTTTATTGTGTTAAAAATGGTCATAATCCTGAAGGAAAACAAAAATATTTATGCAAAAAATGTCGTGCTAGTTTTGATGCTTTTCGTGATCATTTTACGTATTGAAGTCATTTAAATTATGAACTGGATAGGCTACAATTATTAGGACCATAA
- a CDS encoding holo-ACP synthase, whose product MIKNVGIDIIQNKRIKLSTAFIQKVLSPVEIKQYAAFFYKNAQRQFLAGRWSVKEALIKALESKLILNQVTICLKDDNNLHVEGLSLKQNELVHVSISHERGYSVGFAIFSTF is encoded by the coding sequence ATGATTAAAAATGTTGGTATTGATATTATTCAAAATAAACGAATTAAATTATCGACAGCATTCATTCAAAAAGTATTAAGCCCAGTTGAAATAAAACAATATGCAGCTTTTTTTTATAAAAATGCTCAACGACAATTTTTAGCAGGACGATGATCGGTAAAAGAAGCTTTAATTAAAGCATTAGAAAGTAAGTTAATTTTAAACCAAGTAACAATTTGTTTAAAAGATGATAATAACCTTCATGTTGAAGGACTTTCATTAAAACAAAATGAACTTGTTCATGTTTCAATTAGTCATGAGCGAGGGTATAGCGTTGGCTTTGCCATTTTTTCAACTTTTTAA
- the rnhC gene encoding ribonuclease HIII — protein MNNISFKKVNFTIIKAIITAYQNYAIHNTDSNKANVFNKNGIIITIYKTNSVLFQGYQGYQAEKEAKRFFPTLTSPLPNKNVSIPVTYFQKDVIGNDEVGVGDIFGPLVVTASYLPLATFNELTKLPIKDSKKMTKQQILSLAPIIKKMVKSVTIIINNELYNKWYTKYQNAHIIKTLAHNQALVQLLTKHQLNNKTIFIDQFVNQTKYFEYLQKTKTSTIIKDNLDFNFNFITKGEEKSLAIACSAILSRAAFLIKINELETKYHLSFPLGASENVKARARKYKEMLPATTYTQFLKEHFNLTKK, from the coding sequence ATGAATAATATCAGTTTTAAGAAAGTTAATTTCACAATTATTAAAGCAATTATTACTGCTTATCAAAATTATGCAATTCATAATACAGATTCCAATAAAGCTAATGTTTTTAATAAAAATGGGATTATTATTACAATTTATAAAACAAATAGTGTTTTGTTCCAAGGCTATCAAGGCTATCAAGCTGAAAAAGAAGCAAAACGTTTTTTTCCAACCTTAACCAGTCCTTTACCAAATAAAAATGTTTCTATTCCAGTCACATATTTTCAAAAAGATGTGATTGGTAACGATGAAGTTGGTGTTGGCGATATTTTTGGCCCGCTAGTTGTTACCGCTTCTTATCTTCCTCTTGCAACTTTTAATGAATTAACAAAGTTACCAATTAAGGATAGTAAAAAGATGACAAAACAGCAAATTTTAAGTTTAGCCCCAATAATTAAAAAAATGGTCAAAAGTGTTACTATTATTATTAATAATGAACTTTATAACAAATGATATACTAAATATCAAAACGCCCATATTATTAAAACCTTAGCCCATAATCAAGCTTTAGTCCAATTATTAACAAAACACCAGTTGAATAATAAAACAATTTTTATTGACCAATTTGTTAATCAAACAAAATATTTTGAATATTTACAAAAAACTAAAACGAGTACAATTATCAAAGATAACCTTGATTTTAATTTTAATTTTATTACTAAAGGAGAAGAAAAATCATTAGCCATTGCTTGTAGCGCGATTTTAAGTCGTGCCGCCTTTCTAATTAAAATTAATGAACTTGAAACAAAATATCATTTGTCTTTCCCATTAGGGGCTAGTGAAAATGTTAAAGCGCGGGCACGTAAATATAAAGAAATGCTACCAGCAACTACTTACACTCAATTTTTAAAAGAGCATTTTAATTTAACAAAAAAATAA